One part of the Ornithodoros turicata isolate Travis chromosome 2, ASM3712646v1, whole genome shotgun sequence genome encodes these proteins:
- the LOC135385163 gene encoding uncharacterized protein LOC135385163: MSDSEFSNSDESLSLSGDENDFIDVDRLNYEDIDDPYEADPLPQQRGQQVEVVDDIQPIDFRCMCSHCSPQEVDEYVCCMAVDRVVPVVNGAGVRCITQHVLFPDFCTRRELLIVNGAPYRRHSRELRPLDPNDNRCIRYAAYACFTNWIWGYLGPRNRRQIPGCVVRTIRNLFPSATYTGYFP, translated from the exons ATGTCTGACAGCGAATTTAGCAATAGCGACGAATCCCTGTCGCTCAGCGGTGACGAGAATGATTTTATTGACGTCGATCGGCTGAATTACGAGGATATCGACGATCCTTACGAGgctgaccctttgccacaacaacgtggtCAACAAGTGGAAGTTGTAGACGATATTCAACCGATTGACTTTAG GTGCAtgtgtagccactgctcgccGCAGGAGGTTGACGAATATGTGTGTTGCATGGCTGTCGATCGCGTGGTGCCTGTTGTTAACGGCGCCGGCGTTCGCTGCATCACGCAACATGTGTTGTTCCCCGACTTCTGTACACGCCGGGAACTTTTGATAGTTAACGGCGCTCCGTATCGGCGACACAGCCGTGAGCTACGGCCACTGGATCCGAACGACAACAG GTGCATCAGATATGCAGCATATGCATGTTTCACCAATTGGATATGGGGGTACCTTGGCCCAAGGAACAGACGTCAGATTCCAGGCTGTGTTGTGCGCACTATTCGGAACCTGTTCCCATCTGCCACGTACACAGGCTACTTCCCGTGA